Below is a genomic region from Cygnus atratus isolate AKBS03 ecotype Queensland, Australia chromosome 19, CAtr_DNAZoo_HiC_assembly, whole genome shotgun sequence.
CGTCCAGCTCGCAGCCTCGCCCAGCCCCAGGCGCCCTCGCTGTCCAACATCCCGCACTGCGGAGCTGCAGCGGGCACCAGCCCCAGGGGCACAGCTCGGATGCTTCCTCCACTACCTCCAATGCTGCGCTCGGGAAAAGCGCTGCTGTCTTTTGTAACATGAGCTTTCTGTACCACACCGAGACAGTGTGACGTGCCTGTGCATTGACAGACCCAGGGAGCAGGGGTTTCTCGGGGCAGGACCGGCCATCCTTGTGTGAGCAGGGTCCTGGCAGTTGCCCATTTCTCAGGTGGAAGGGGGCAGAGCGCACCATCCTGCACCCCTCCAGGGGTGGGCGCTTGCTTCTggcaaaagcagtttcccagtcCCAGGATTAAGCAGAAGAGCACAGACCTGTCAGCTCCCAGGGCACAGAAGCACCTGGCCagcaaggcagggctgggggactTTGGGTGGAGGCAGTcgggcagggagcagggtgggcagcaccacacagcacaCCTGCCAGCAGCCAACAGCTCCGACCCAGCTGTACAGGCACTCACCCACCACGGGATGGCCCATACTTGTTTTGAGGGCTCCTCgtaatttgcatttaaatgacaatggaaaatgtaaaagaaaaatcctcccGAGGCACGGGCTGGGCTCAGGGCCAGGTCAACCACTGCTGCAACCAGACCACGGGAGACCATTGCCCAGGACCactcttccccccctccccaagctTACAGAACAATTTAATACTATCGCCCCAAACAAGCCCTTGCCAAGTCTGCCAAATAAACGCAACAACAAACCAGTTCAGCCTCTGTGGAGGTAAATAGCTCATTAGCAAGCCCGGTCTCTTTAAACTGCCACAGCTTGGCTGAAGGGAACATAGCATGCCCCTTACGTGATTTGTGGCAGAAGCCTgcttttcctcttgtcctgCTACAGACAATTAATTCTCCCTTCAGCTCTGTCCCACTTAGGGACAGTCACGCCACACAGTCATGTTGAGCAGAATCCTTAAAGCTCCACCACAGCTCCCATCCTGGCAGTGCTCAACAAGAAGGGTAAAAAGAGGATATAAGGAGGGCTCTGGCTTCATATAAATACCCCACTGTCTCTGCAGTCATCTTGCTTTGTACAATGCCACAGACTCTACTCACCTTCTCCACACAAGATAAAAACACAGTATTGATTTAATCTCTGGGACGTAAGCCAAAGCCGCAGTCCTAATCAAcaaggaaagaagcagagcaGCTAGAAGGCTGTGACCACCACCTGTTACCCTAGATGCTCCAGGCAGTCCCACTGTACTTCCAGAAGAAGTGCACCAGTCAcagccaacaacaaaaacttacTGCCAGCTGGTAAGCATGAAGCAACTACCCCATGCACCTGAAGGGTATCAAACTTTATTATAGATCTCTTTAAAACAGGCtggaaggaacaaagaaaaaacgTCATTGCAATGCAGTGACTGAGTCATCATTTCAAATGCAGACACTGATCAACCCTCAACTCTCccaaattatttatatataatatatccCACCCTTCCCCAAAATTGTTCCAATTAAATTATCACATTTCAGACCACCCCAAGTGTCTTAACATTAGCTGCTTCTAAACACCAAGACACACACATGTTTTGTGGCAAATTAGATGCAGTATTTTTTTGGGTTTAGTTCCTCAATCtctggaaaggaggaaggaaaaacaaaatcaggacAAACGCTTCTTTAAGGTTGCCTTTTACAGCAGGTACAGATTCTGCAGATTTCCCCCCCAAAGCAAGTCTGAAACCCTCTTGTTCAGCTTGGCAATATGAAGAGAGATTCTGGTGGTTAAGGAGAACCAGCCAGACGAGATCAGTCTGAACAAACTGATTTCGAGGCTTTGTTGTCACTTCCCTTTGGGGCCAGTTTCGAGTGGTTTTCCAATATCCTTCCCACGCAGTTTAAGGCCTGGAATAAGACAAAGGAAACAACCATCAGCTGCTGTGCACTTGATCATTCACCTGTAAAGAAGAGAGTGTCCAGAAAAGAAGGCAGGGGAACCAGATTTAGGAAGAATCCTACTTTCTGATGCTGCTACAAGCTAAAGTTACAGAAAAGGCTCTAATTTTGCTTGTGCATTGACTGTGTTCCTAGCAAATGGTGTTTGAACAGGTGTAGGAGACCCACATTAACTCCAGGGGTGGCAAGATACTTTCCTGAGTTAACATCAGACCTTCTAGGGACATAGCGTATCACTGATTCTGGGGGGACTGTATACAAGAGAGGTCCCTGGGGCACAGACCCACACACAAAGACGGAAAACAAAGGCAAGTAAGAGCTTTGAGTTCACAGTTCCAGATCTTAAGAGCACACAGTTTAACGACACAGCAACCATAATAGCCCACAGTCAGCACTTGTTTCTGACCGTAGGTGTAAACaacttaaacaaaaacatctcttACTGAAACgttgagaaaactgaaaacactgtcattatttttgaattctACTTGACTTACCAATGGCTCTTTCAATCTTGCCCATAACCTGATTATTGGGGATTGCTCTTCCTGATTCGTAGTCAGCAATAACTTGTGGTTTTTCATTGATTTTCTAAAAAGACATTACGTGTCTCAAACATTGGCTCCATACACAGTAAACGTTCAAAACCAGCCCCCCAGTACTCACACGGAAAAGATGCACCCTCTAATTCTGCCAGGATCAGAAGACAAAGTGCCCACTTCCAGGCTTACTGCATCATCCCTCTATCACCTCCCTTCACTATTTGAGTGCCACAGCGATGGCGACACTCATCCTGGACAGACTTCTCTTAGCCTCCCAGGAGGAAAAACACTAAATACTGCTGCTCATTAGTAAAGCAACGCACTTCTGAACACAGTACAGAAGAACTCACATCCCCACTGAGCTGATGGGAGGAGGGGCAGGGCGAAGCCTCCGACCAGCTCACTGGCTGTAACAGCTGCACAAATAACCCCCTAAGCCTACGTAACTCATTCTCTTGGAGGTCAGACAACAGAGATGCTGTATTCAAACTTCCTGCTCATGATACCCATGGAGATATGGGAAAAGAAGTGTCCATCTTCACCTGCCTCAAGGTGCTTATCTATATTCATTCCCAGAGAGCTAGAGGGGAGGCCGGATAGCGCTGGGCAATACTTACTGTGGCCAGGTCCTTCTGCGTCATGCCCTTGCTCTGCCGACCCTGCTGGATTACTTTGCCCACCTCCAGGGGAACTCTGTCATGGTGCAGCTCTTCTGTTTCTCGGTCGAGCTTGGCTGTGTTCTTTGTAATaaagtgttgtttgttttggcctGCTGCCCCTATCATtcaaagcaagaacaaaaaaaaaccacacacacaagaacaaacaaaacaaggctCAGAGCTGCAccaaaaaatatcaaagcagTTTTTCTGAACACCCAGCTGCCCAGGATCCCAGGGAGTTTTCACGAATTTCATGTGCCAACATCAGCACGGACCTCAGCCAGATcttgcctgcctgctgcagctcagggaaCATGTTACCTTAATCCTATTAAATGCTGATGTCTAAACAGTCATTCAGAGCCCTCCCCTTTCTTTACTTCGTATATGAGTTTCATTCCAGCTATGCAAATTTTTGCTCTTGCTTGGGGttttaatattcaaatttcACTCCATACACACAAGTTTTTGCTACAGCCGGGAGGATTTAATATTGGAACTTGTACCTTGCTTGCTCAGTCACAAGGCAGCATGAATAACTAGCTTTTAGTCAATTTTCCGATGCTGTTTAGAATTAAACTGTAACCCCATTTAGCTTTGCAGAAAGCCTGGGGTTCAAGAATATGCTGTTGCTTTACCTCACGTTAATCAGAACGTTTCAGTCATAGCTCGAGTCCCTTCTCTAACATCAGCCTCTGAAATCCGGTGTCTCGAAAAAGCTGACTGAACCCTGTTCAAGGGCCATCCGTTTATTCGTTTACAGCCACCATAATCTTTCCCGTGCGGTGCCCGATTTGTATTGGACAGcagacagaatttttttttaactgctacGCTACAGGAGAAAGAGCGGTTACCGACATTTTTAAGCGTGTGCTATCAGCAAGAGACCTAGCTGTGAACGGGGAGCTTAACCCGAGGCGTGTGAGCGCGAAGGCTCTTCCACGGGCCTCGCAGCCCTCGAACCAGCGACTGCCGCGTCCGCACGCTTGAAGAGAGGGGCGATGCGTTTAACGTCTCGGCCCGGGGAAAGGCACCGCCGTGCACGGGCGGCTCGGCGCCCTCACGGGAGGCTCCGgcagccgccggccccggccgcccgtcctccccccccccccccccccccaacccgtGACGCCGGGCTCCGGagagggggcggccgggccggccGGGCGGGCCGTGGGGTGGGGGtcggggcggccgcgggccgTACTCACACTTCTTGGAGGTCTCCACGTCCTCGCCCCGCCGCTGCGCTGCCAGGATGGCCTGCGGGAGCAAAGCGGCCGCGCTCAGACGGGGGGCGCCGGGCACAGCCGCCCCCACGCgaggccccggggccgggcggccccgcccccgctCCTTGCATCAgccgggccgcggcggggccggcgggggggggcgacggggggggcggccgggccggggtccctcagagcccccccacccccgagCACGGCAAGCGGGGGCGCCCTCCGCTAGgcccccccaccacccccccatCAACCGCCCCGCCCAGCCACGCCCGATGCCGGCTCCGTGCCCCGCGGGGAGTCAGCCCCGACCGCCCCCGCCGACCTGCTGGGACTTGCGGGCCTTGGGCCGAGGGGGGCCCTTCTTGCGCAGCGACGTCCACCGTGTCCCAGTCGCTCTCCGCCATGGCTCCGCCCGCGCAGCCCCCCGGGCACGCGCCGCACCACCCTGCAACCGAACCGGTGTGCGGTTTGTGTTCATTGGAGACCTTCGCCCGCCACCCTGCCCCCCGAGGCGGCCGAGCACCGCCGATAGGGCCCGCGCTCACGTCACTTCAGGGAAATCGGCCAGTCCGGGGAGGGGGACGCGGGGTCGAGAGGcggggcggggctggggggggcctCAATGGGCTTCCTGGAGTAAAAATAGCGGGCGGATTTCCCTGGCAGGGTGTGGACGCGATTCCCTGGCAGGTGTGACGTCATCGCTGCTCATAGGCACAGAACCCTAACGATCAACCCGCTCGCGGATCTCATTGGCTAGCGCGCCCCCGGCTGGAGGCGGGCACGCGTCCACCTTTGCGCTCTGAGAGGCTACCGCAAGTGCCAATAAACTCGACGCCGAGGAGGGATTGGCCGAAGCCGCAGCGCTGTCAGAATTACCAGCCAATAGCCGCGCCCGCGTGGCGGAGTGTGCTGagggggcggcggccgggcggccgGGCGGTGCGGGCGGGCCCGGGGCGCCCCGGGGGCCGCAGCGTGACGGGGCCGCGGGGTCccggggggccgcggcggggcgggccgggccgggccggggggagccccgcCGGCAGCTCCCTCGGCTGCGGTGCGATCAAATCCCCGACCTCCGCCCGAGTCATCCGAGGAGCCGCGCGGTGCGGCCGGGAAGCCCCCGCAGGGCCTCTCCCCGCTTCTGAAacgcggggggcggcggggaagCCCTGGGCGGTGCTTTCGGGGGTTCTCAGCAGCACCGAAGCCGGGAGGAGCGGGTGGCTTCCaggccggggccggcccgggcACTGCCTGAGTCAGGCCCTTTCCCAGCTGGCGGGGCTCCCCCTTCTCGCTGCCGGTCATTCCGCTGCTCTGTCGTCGCTTCGGGCTCGGCTCCCGCGGCCCGGGGAGCGGGGGAAGGAGCGCTCTGGGGAATGCTGCTGGGTGCGTGCTCCCCGGTGCGCAGCTCGCTCTGCTTCTGGCCACGTGGCGGCCAACGGAGCGTTGCGGCAGCGGGTTCGTTTGGGGCCGGCCTGGCTGGGCCCCCTCTGTGGCCAGCAGCCCAGGTAAGTCGTTGCTGATCAGTTCCTTCTCTACAGGAATCGATTTCAACGCGTCCTGCCCCCAGCACTACTCCTGTCAGGGTCACATTTTGTACAGGAAATGGAGAAGGGGATTTTCTTCACCGGATTACACAAACCGGTGAAGAACTTTAGCAATGTGGAGTTTTTTACACTTGCACTTCCCAGACAAGCGCGGCTGTGCCAGGAAAAGGAACGTTGCAACACAAGAACTGAAGCAGTGCCAGCGAGGGCACGCGGTGGTGCTTGTCCTGGAGGAACAGCGTAGTGCAAATTCCCGGTGCTGTCGCGTGCACGGGGACACAGCTCGTGGCCTCGACCTCAGCAGTGCCATCCCACTTGACACCAGGTGAGACCCAGGGCTTACCCCCGGAGATGGGGTGAGCTGTGAAGTTTCTGCCGAATGTCAGTTTTCCTAGGCTTTGCCCTCCCTCTGGGGTGTCCCCTGGTGCGTCCCCACCAGCTCTCTTCTGTCTCGTGCGTGCTGTGTCTCCCAGGGGCTCTTGTGCCTTTTTCTGGTCATGCTCAGGGGTGACCGCAGCCAGTCCAGGAcggtgctgtggggctgcatcTCCTGGACGGCTCTTGTAGCGCTCCCTGCCTCTGTGCACACTTCTGgaggggcacggggcagccgaGACATCAGGAGAGGAGCAGCGTCCTGGTGCCCCCTGCTAGCGCTGGATGCCGATGCACTGTGGGGTAGTTGGTAACTTCATGTCAGCCTGCTGCCTGGGGTTGGGGTGCGTGGCACCCAGACGTGCATTTGAACGCCTGGGGCAGCCTTGGCCCTGTGAAGTGGATGGGAGCGCAGCAGGCTCTGCTCGCTGTACTCGCCAGGAACATTCATCCTTACTCCCCAGGCTTCCTCCCTTCCTCGCATCGTGATCAGCATCTGCCCTTGTCCATCCGGCTTCTGCTGCGGGCTGCAGCTCgccaccagcacagctctgccgtCCACAGAGAGCCGCGCAGGTGGCGGTTCAGCGCCCGGCACGTGGCCCCCGTCCTCCGCAGGAGCCCCCAGGAAGGCTTCCACCAGCCCCGCAGCTCGCACCTCACCTCAGCACCCGCCTGAGCCGCGTGCAGGCGTGTGCGGGTGCTGGAGGGACTGGCAGGGCACGCGCTCGCTCCAGCCGGCGGGGCAGcgtggaggagctggtggctcCCCAAACTCATCAGTAACCAGCTCAGCACTCAGCGTAGCGCAGGGCTGCACGGGGAGCTGCCCTAACCTCCGGTCCCGGGCCGTCCTGGCAGCCAGGGCTACGTGGGAGAAGCGCCCTGACCGCGCCCCGGGGCTCCGGGCATTCCGTTAGAGGGGCAGCGTCGGACCGGTTCCGCCCGGTTTTGCCCGAGCAGGATTTCCCCGGCGTCCAGTGAATTCCCCTGCGTGGGGAGGACGAGAGCGCCCCGCAgccctcggggggggggggcttcaggtcaccccctcccccccccccccgcggctcCCTGCCCCCGCGGGGCTCCGGGGCGGGGAGCTgagccccggggcgggggggggggggcggctgcgggTCGGGACCACGGCGGTCAGGCGCCGAGCTGAGCCGTGTGCTGCCGTGACCTTCAGCGGCGCCGAGTTCCCCCGCGGGAAGCGCCTCGGAGCCCGGCG
It encodes:
- the EDF1 gene encoding endothelial differentiation-related factor 1, with translation MAESDWDTVDVAAQEGPPSAQGPQVPAGCKERGRGRPAPGPRVGAAVPGAPRLSAAALLPQAILAAQRRGEDVETSKKWAAGQNKQHFITKNTAKLDRETEELHHDRVPLEVGKVIQQGRQSKGMTQKDLATKINEKPQVIADYESGRAIPNNQVMGKIERAIGLKLRGKDIGKPLETGPKGK